One region of Microbacterium sufflavum genomic DNA includes:
- a CDS encoding metal ABC transporter permease, translating into MTAAALLVPAVGWDDIFSFQDYGELVALLANSIIAGAVLGIVGGLIGVFVMQRDLAFAVHGVSELSFAGAAAALLFGGSVVFGSLGGALVAAILIGVLGAKARDRNSIVGVLMPFGLGLGILFLSLYDGRSANRFSLLTGQIVSVSSPDLGWLIGISLVVLLGLLVMWNPLRFDSLDPESAAARGVPTRAVSLLFMVLLGLIVAVSVHIIGALLVMALLVTPAAAAMRVTAGPVAVPLLAALFGFVSAVGGILLALAGTLPVSPYITTLSFTIYVVCWIVQKTRSRVRRVSA; encoded by the coding sequence ATGACCGCCGCCGCCCTCCTCGTCCCTGCCGTCGGGTGGGACGACATCTTCTCCTTCCAGGACTACGGCGAGCTCGTCGCCCTGCTCGCGAACTCGATCATTGCCGGTGCGGTGCTCGGTATCGTCGGTGGCCTGATCGGCGTGTTCGTGATGCAGCGCGACCTCGCCTTCGCGGTCCACGGGGTCAGCGAGCTCTCCTTCGCCGGTGCCGCGGCCGCGTTGCTCTTCGGCGGCAGCGTGGTGTTCGGCTCACTCGGCGGGGCACTGGTCGCGGCGATCCTCATCGGCGTGCTCGGTGCGAAGGCGCGTGACCGCAACTCGATCGTCGGTGTGCTCATGCCGTTCGGCCTCGGCCTCGGCATCCTCTTCCTGTCGCTGTACGACGGACGCAGCGCCAACCGCTTCAGCCTCCTCACCGGTCAGATCGTGTCGGTGTCGAGCCCTGACCTGGGGTGGCTCATCGGCATCAGCCTCGTCGTGCTGCTCGGGCTGCTGGTGATGTGGAACCCGCTGCGGTTCGATTCGCTCGACCCGGAGTCGGCGGCGGCCCGCGGTGTGCCGACCCGCGCGGTGAGCCTGCTGTTCATGGTGCTGCTGGGCCTGATCGTCGCGGTGAGCGTGCACATCATCGGAGCTCTGCTGGTGATGGCGCTTCTGGTGACACCGGCCGCCGCGGCCATGCGGGTCACAGCGGGTCCGGTCGCGGTGCCGCTGCTGGCCGCGCTGTTCGGCTTCGTCTCGGCGGTCGGCGGCATCCTGCTCGCCCTCGCCGGCACCCTCCCGGTGAGCCCGTACATCACGACGCTGTCGTTCACGATCTACGTCGTGTGCTGGATCGTGCAGAAGACCCGGTCGCGCGTCCGTCGCGTCTCCGCCTGA
- a CDS encoding metal ABC transporter ATP-binding protein, which translates to MSGAVDRAAPVLEIADGALHRGDRELWSGLDLTVQPGEFIAVLGPSGSGKTTLLRSILGLQPLSRGTIRVAGEPVHRGSARIGYIPQQRAIAPDTSMRARDLVALGVQGSRFGLPFPHRGDRAKVDALLDAVGAVHYADRRVGLLSGGEQQRLRVGQALADEPALLLCDEPLSNLDLANQVGVTDIIDRQRRERGAAVLFVTHDINPILGRVDRILYIAGGRFLLGTPDEVLQTRVLSDLYGTPVFVLRAGDRLVVVGVPDAEPHHLHDDHDHGGTA; encoded by the coding sequence GTGAGCGGCGCGGTCGACCGCGCGGCGCCCGTGCTCGAGATCGCCGACGGGGCACTGCACCGCGGAGACCGCGAGCTCTGGTCGGGCCTCGATCTCACGGTGCAGCCGGGGGAGTTCATCGCCGTGCTCGGACCCTCCGGGTCGGGCAAGACGACACTCCTGCGCAGCATCCTCGGCCTCCAGCCCCTCTCCCGCGGCACGATCCGCGTGGCAGGTGAGCCCGTGCACCGCGGCAGCGCCCGCATCGGCTACATCCCGCAGCAGCGCGCGATCGCTCCCGACACCAGCATGCGTGCCAGGGATCTCGTGGCGCTCGGCGTGCAGGGCAGCCGGTTCGGCCTCCCGTTCCCGCACCGCGGCGACCGCGCGAAGGTCGATGCACTGCTCGACGCGGTCGGCGCCGTGCACTACGCCGACCGTCGGGTGGGGTTGCTGTCGGGCGGAGAGCAGCAGCGGCTCCGCGTGGGACAGGCGCTCGCCGACGAACCGGCCCTGCTGCTGTGCGACGAGCCGCTGTCGAACCTCGACCTCGCGAACCAGGTGGGCGTCACCGACATCATCGACCGCCAGCGGCGCGAGCGCGGTGCGGCGGTGCTGTTCGTGACGCACGACATCAACCCGATCCTCGGCCGGGTCGACCGCATCCTCTACATCGCCGGCGGGCGCTTCCTGCTCGGCACCCCGGACGAGGTGCTGCAGACGCGCGTGCTCAGCGACCTGTACGGCACACCCGTGTTCGTGCTCCGAGCGGGCGACCGGCTCGTGGTCGTGGGTGTCCCCGACGCCGAGCCCCACCACCTGCACGACGACCACGACCACGGAGGGACCGCATGA
- a CDS encoding metal ABC transporter solute-binding protein, Zn/Mn family yields the protein MKKPALALALASVAALSLAGCSSPAASGQGDDGTITVVASTNVYGDIAAQIGGDRVDVESIITSASQDPHSYEASARDRLTLQKADLVVENGGGYDAFIDSLLQDAQDPHVVTAVEYSHDFPGNEGHEEDAHAHADDDAAAESHDHEHAEGEEAHDHDGHDHIEGFNEHVWFDPHTMIHVVEAIADELTALDPDGADTFATNADELVAELEGFESDLETLKASAEGKTVFLTEPLPGYLAAAAGLTDVTPEGFAESVEEGSDVAPAVLLESLDVIASGQVTALLTNAQTGGAETERVEKAADDARVPVVAFTELLEDGSSYSEWMRDAIQSLAAAVQS from the coding sequence ATGAAGAAGCCCGCGCTCGCTCTCGCCCTCGCCTCCGTCGCCGCCCTCTCGCTGGCCGGATGCTCCAGCCCCGCCGCGTCGGGACAAGGCGACGACGGAACGATCACCGTCGTGGCGAGCACCAACGTCTACGGCGACATCGCCGCGCAGATCGGCGGCGACCGCGTCGACGTCGAGTCGATCATCACCTCCGCCTCCCAGGACCCGCACTCCTACGAGGCCAGCGCCCGCGACCGGCTCACGCTCCAGAAAGCCGACCTCGTCGTCGAGAACGGCGGCGGCTACGACGCCTTCATCGACAGCCTGCTGCAGGACGCCCAGGACCCGCACGTCGTCACCGCCGTCGAGTACTCCCACGACTTCCCCGGCAACGAGGGCCATGAGGAGGACGCCCACGCCCACGCCGACGACGACGCCGCCGCCGAGTCGCACGACCACGAGCATGCCGAGGGCGAGGAGGCTCACGACCACGATGGCCACGACCACATCGAGGGCTTCAACGAGCACGTGTGGTTCGACCCGCACACGATGATCCACGTGGTCGAGGCCATCGCCGACGAGCTGACGGCGCTCGACCCCGACGGCGCGGACACGTTCGCGACCAACGCCGACGAGCTGGTCGCCGAGCTCGAGGGCTTCGAGTCCGACCTCGAGACGCTCAAGGCCTCCGCCGAGGGCAAGACGGTGTTCCTGACCGAGCCGCTGCCCGGCTACCTCGCCGCGGCCGCCGGTCTCACCGACGTGACGCCCGAGGGCTTCGCCGAGTCGGTCGAGGAGGGCAGCGACGTCGCGCCGGCGGTACTGCTCGAGTCGCTCGATGTGATCGCGTCCGGACAGGTGACCGCCCTGCTGACCAACGCCCAGACGGGCGGTGCCGAGACCGAGCGGGTCGAGAAGGCCGCGGACGACGCCCGAGTACCGGTGGTCGCCTTCACGGAGCTGCTGGAGGACGGATCGTCGTACTCTGAGTGGATGCGTGACGCGATCCAGAGCCTCGCCGCCGCCGTCCAGTCGTGA
- a CDS encoding glycoside hydrolase family 13 protein, translated as MTDSLLTETREDDKTATWWRQAAVYQIYPRSFADADGDGLGDLPGIVSRADYLAELGIDAVWLSPFYPSELADGGYDVADYRNVDPRLGTLADFDAMVEALHARGIRVVVDIVPNHTSDQHAWFQEALAAGRGSAARERYIFREGTGPDGAEPPTDWISIFGGSAWERVADGQWYLHNFAVEQPDLNWDHPEVRADFLTTLRFWSDRGVDGFRIDVAHMLTKDLTEPLPSRAQLDAMDRSSGTHPMIDRDDVHEIYAEWRRVFNEYDPPRTAVAEAWVETPERRAKYASAEGLGQAFNFDLLVADFDAGDFQRIIADNLAQAHAAGSSTTWVLSNHDVTRHATRYGLPPLRGRAVKQGTEWVRAGGPEDGLDREGGLRRAHAATLLLLGLPGSAYLYQGEELGLHEVADIAPEQRQDPGFFRGADFDGLGRDGCRVPLPWTASGSSYGFGEGGAHLPQPAWFAAAAVEVEDADPGSTLNLYREALRLRRLLQTGESLEWRETGRADVLRFRRPNGWEVVTNFGTEPFELGAAAEDAVLSTVALDGSALPAEATAWIAPRGLVG; from the coding sequence ATGACCGATTCGCTGCTCACCGAGACCCGCGAAGACGACAAGACCGCGACCTGGTGGCGCCAGGCCGCCGTCTACCAGATCTACCCTCGCAGCTTCGCCGACGCCGACGGCGACGGACTGGGCGACCTCCCCGGCATCGTCTCCCGTGCCGACTACCTCGCCGAGCTCGGCATCGACGCGGTGTGGCTGAGTCCCTTCTACCCGTCCGAACTCGCCGACGGCGGCTACGACGTGGCCGACTACCGCAACGTCGACCCGCGCCTGGGCACGCTGGCCGACTTCGACGCGATGGTGGAGGCGCTGCACGCGCGCGGCATCCGCGTCGTGGTCGACATCGTCCCCAACCACACCTCCGACCAGCATGCGTGGTTCCAGGAGGCGCTCGCCGCGGGGCGTGGGTCGGCCGCGCGGGAGCGCTACATCTTCCGGGAGGGCACGGGGCCCGACGGTGCGGAGCCGCCCACCGACTGGATCTCGATCTTCGGTGGCAGCGCCTGGGAGCGCGTAGCCGACGGTCAGTGGTACCTGCACAACTTCGCGGTCGAGCAGCCCGACCTCAACTGGGACCACCCCGAGGTGCGCGCGGACTTCCTGACGACACTGCGCTTCTGGTCGGACCGCGGCGTCGACGGGTTCCGCATCGACGTCGCCCACATGCTCACGAAGGACCTCACCGAGCCGCTGCCGTCGCGCGCCCAGCTCGACGCGATGGACCGCTCCTCGGGCACCCACCCGATGATCGACCGCGACGACGTGCACGAGATCTACGCCGAGTGGCGTCGGGTGTTCAACGAGTACGACCCGCCGCGCACCGCCGTCGCCGAGGCGTGGGTGGAGACGCCGGAGCGCCGGGCGAAGTACGCCTCCGCGGAGGGGCTGGGCCAGGCGTTCAACTTCGATCTGCTCGTGGCCGACTTCGATGCGGGCGACTTCCAGCGCATCATCGCCGACAACCTCGCCCAGGCGCACGCGGCAGGGTCGTCGACCACCTGGGTGCTGTCCAACCATGACGTGACCCGCCACGCCACGCGGTACGGCCTTCCTCCGCTGCGCGGTCGCGCGGTGAAGCAGGGCACGGAGTGGGTGCGTGCCGGCGGCCCGGAGGACGGACTCGACCGCGAGGGCGGACTGCGCCGGGCGCACGCCGCGACCCTGCTGCTGCTCGGCCTGCCCGGCAGCGCGTACCTGTATCAGGGCGAGGAGCTCGGGCTGCACGAGGTGGCCGACATCGCGCCGGAGCAGCGGCAGGACCCCGGGTTCTTCCGCGGGGCCGACTTCGATGGTCTCGGTCGCGACGGGTGCCGTGTGCCCCTGCCGTGGACGGCGTCGGGCAGCTCGTACGGGTTCGGCGAGGGCGGCGCGCATCTGCCTCAGCCCGCGTGGTTCGCCGCGGCTGCGGTCGAGGTGGAGGATGCCGACCCCGGTTCCACGCTCAACCTCTACCGCGAGGCTCTGCGGCTGCGGCGGTTGCTGCAGACCGGCGAGAGCCTGGAGTGGAGGGAGACGGGTCGTGCGGACGTGCTGCGGTTCCGTCGTCCGAACGGCTGGGAGGTCGTGACGAACTTCGGCACGGAGCCCTTCGAGCTCGGAGCGGCCGCGGAGGACGCGGTGCTGTCGACCGTGGCGCTGGACGGCTCCGCGCTGCCCGCGGAGGCGACCGCATGGATCGCGCCGCGGGGGCTCGTGGGGTGA
- a CDS encoding carbohydrate ABC transporter permease has protein sequence MTTQTLTTAPAGGRKKREKMERVNWSGTIILILCTATVLIPLYVTISMAFKTTGQAVDGNAFSFPAPFSFDGFVQAWNLTKFPVGAGISLLVTAGTVVATIVLAAFASYAIVRNWDRRLFRYSFFYLLAAMFIPFPVVALPQIQLTGRVGLDNPFGVIILATMFQLSFSVLLFTAFLRSIPIELEESARIDGATTWQTFWRLIFPLLAPMSATVGIFAFLYAWNDFMMPSLIISDPALQTLPVRQNLFQNQFSNNYNVAFASYLMAMAPAIVAYLFTQRWVMEGVTQGAVKG, from the coding sequence ATGACCACGCAGACCCTCACCACGGCCCCGGCCGGCGGCCGGAAGAAGCGCGAGAAGATGGAGCGCGTCAACTGGTCGGGCACCATCATCCTGATCCTCTGCACCGCGACGGTCCTCATCCCGCTGTACGTCACGATCTCGATGGCGTTCAAGACCACCGGTCAGGCCGTCGACGGCAACGCGTTCTCGTTCCCCGCGCCGTTCAGCTTCGACGGATTCGTGCAGGCCTGGAACCTCACGAAGTTCCCCGTCGGTGCCGGCATCTCCCTGCTCGTCACGGCGGGAACGGTCGTCGCCACGATCGTGCTCGCGGCCTTCGCCTCGTACGCGATCGTGCGCAACTGGGACCGCCGGCTGTTCCGGTACTCCTTCTTCTACCTGCTCGCGGCGATGTTCATCCCCTTCCCGGTCGTGGCGCTGCCGCAGATCCAGCTCACCGGACGCGTCGGACTCGACAACCCGTTCGGCGTGATCATCCTCGCCACGATGTTCCAGCTGAGCTTCAGCGTGCTGCTGTTCACGGCGTTCCTGCGGTCGATCCCGATCGAGCTGGAGGAGAGCGCCCGCATCGACGGGGCGACCACGTGGCAGACCTTCTGGCGGCTGATCTTCCCGCTGCTCGCGCCCATGAGCGCGACCGTCGGCATCTTCGCGTTCCTCTACGCCTGGAACGACTTCATGATGCCGTCGCTCATCATCTCCGACCCGGCACTGCAGACGCTGCCGGTGCGGCAGAACCTCTTCCAGAACCAGTTCAGCAACAACTACAACGTCGCCTTCGCCTCGTACCTCATGGCGATGGCCCCCGCGATCGTCGCCTACCTCTTCACTCAGCGCTGGGTGATGGAGGGCGTCACGCAGGGTGCCGTCAAGGGCTGA
- a CDS encoding carbohydrate ABC transporter permease, which translates to MTTTTATDTGASTTAIVTGGERKLRRHTRRVEPIYYLFLLPTLVIFTLAITVPGVIGIFFSFTDSIGIGEWSFNGLTNYIALFSDPAILQSYLFTFGFSIATVIVVNVIAFLLAVGLTSRIRFKTGLRTIFVIPMVISGIIIAYVFNFLFSNSLPAAGAATGIEWLQTSLLANPDLAWVAIVIVTAWQAVPGTLLIYIAGLLSVPGEVYEAASIDGASRTQQLTRITIPLVAGYVVINVILGFKGFLNAYDIIVGLTNGGPGTATRSVAMTIIAGFNGGDYAYQMANATIFFIVAVLISVFQLSLTRGRNTF; encoded by the coding sequence ATGACCACCACCACCGCCACCGACACCGGTGCCAGCACCACCGCGATCGTGACGGGCGGCGAGCGGAAGCTCCGCCGGCACACCCGCCGCGTCGAGCCGATCTACTACCTCTTCCTGCTGCCGACCCTGGTGATCTTCACGCTCGCGATCACCGTCCCCGGCGTGATCGGCATCTTCTTCAGCTTCACCGACTCGATCGGCATCGGTGAATGGAGCTTCAACGGCCTCACCAACTACATCGCCCTGTTCAGCGATCCCGCGATCCTGCAGAGCTACCTGTTCACGTTCGGCTTCTCCATCGCGACCGTGATCGTGGTGAACGTGATCGCGTTCCTCCTCGCGGTCGGGCTCACCTCCCGCATCCGCTTCAAGACCGGGCTGCGGACGATCTTCGTGATCCCGATGGTGATCTCGGGCATCATCATCGCCTACGTCTTCAACTTCCTGTTCTCCAACTCGCTGCCCGCGGCGGGGGCCGCGACGGGGATCGAGTGGCTGCAGACCAGCCTGCTCGCCAACCCCGACCTCGCGTGGGTCGCGATCGTCATCGTCACCGCGTGGCAGGCCGTGCCCGGCACGCTGCTCATCTACATCGCCGGTCTGCTGTCGGTGCCGGGCGAGGTGTACGAGGCGGCCAGCATCGACGGGGCCAGCCGCACGCAGCAGCTCACCCGCATCACCATCCCGCTCGTCGCCGGGTATGTCGTGATCAACGTGATCCTCGGGTTCAAGGGCTTCCTCAACGCCTACGACATCATCGTCGGCCTCACGAACGGCGGACCGGGCACCGCCACCCGCAGCGTGGCCATGACGATCATCGCGGGCTTCAACGGCGGCGACTACGCCTACCAGATGGCCAACGCCACGATCTTCTTCATCGTGGCCGTGCTCATCTCGGTCTTCCAGCTCTCGCTGACCCGCGGAAGGAACACGTTCTGA
- a CDS encoding ABC transporter substrate-binding protein has protein sequence MSARRTRPLRGIAGALGLVLAGVALTSCAAGDGPETIRFTFSKREAIPFMTDLVADYNASQNDVRVEIDTSGVDVVSASFVRGNPPDIMLANYNYEVARFVQRCALTDLSDTETAAGIRDDLQPLMDQYGSCEGRTSALPYSVMAASVIYNTQIFDEQGLEVPQTWDELIAVCDQLREAGIDPFYGTFKDDWTVAQGWYDYAVGGSLDVLEFFDALAAEGTDVGPDSEVSFQKDFAEPMDKMMQLANDYTNDDAASRGYGDGNLAFAKGEAAMYLQGPWAFSEIAKTAPDLPLGTFPLPMTDDPDDLAVRVNMDLAAMIPVESRHQEAARDFLEYLYLPENIEEYNASQLGFTPTTDAAAPDDPRIEGMIPYYDDGKIYQGPSVLVPKTLPIFNYAQAMVLGAAPSSILRTMDADWARIAFRAPIPTSQDSASAETEESAP, from the coding sequence GTGTCTGCACGACGAACACGCCCGCTGCGCGGGATCGCCGGAGCGCTCGGCCTGGTTCTCGCCGGTGTCGCGCTCACGAGCTGCGCGGCAGGGGACGGGCCGGAGACCATCCGCTTCACCTTCAGCAAGCGCGAGGCCATCCCGTTCATGACCGACCTGGTCGCGGACTACAACGCCTCCCAGAACGACGTCCGCGTCGAGATCGACACCTCGGGCGTCGACGTCGTCTCTGCCAGCTTCGTCCGTGGCAACCCGCCGGACATCATGCTCGCGAACTACAACTACGAGGTCGCCCGGTTCGTGCAGCGCTGCGCGCTCACCGACCTCTCCGACACCGAGACTGCGGCGGGCATCCGCGACGACCTGCAGCCGCTGATGGACCAGTACGGCTCGTGCGAGGGCCGAACGAGTGCCCTGCCGTACTCGGTCATGGCCGCCTCCGTCATCTACAACACGCAGATCTTCGACGAGCAGGGGCTCGAGGTGCCGCAGACCTGGGACGAGCTGATCGCCGTGTGCGACCAGCTGCGCGAGGCGGGCATCGACCCCTTCTACGGCACCTTCAAAGACGACTGGACCGTGGCGCAGGGCTGGTACGACTACGCGGTCGGCGGTTCCCTCGACGTGCTCGAATTCTTCGACGCCCTCGCCGCCGAGGGCACCGACGTCGGTCCCGACTCCGAGGTGTCGTTCCAGAAGGACTTCGCCGAGCCGATGGACAAGATGATGCAGCTCGCGAACGACTACACCAATGACGACGCCGCGAGTCGCGGCTACGGCGACGGCAACCTCGCCTTCGCGAAGGGCGAGGCGGCGATGTACCTGCAGGGGCCGTGGGCGTTCAGCGAGATCGCGAAGACCGCTCCCGATCTGCCCCTGGGCACCTTCCCGCTGCCCATGACCGACGATCCCGACGACCTCGCGGTGCGGGTGAACATGGACCTCGCGGCGATGATCCCCGTGGAGTCCCGGCACCAGGAGGCCGCCCGCGACTTCCTCGAGTACCTCTACCTCCCCGAGAACATCGAGGAGTACAACGCCTCGCAGCTCGGATTCACCCCGACGACCGACGCGGCAGCGCCGGACGACCCGCGCATCGAGGGCATGATCCCGTACTACGACGACGGCAAGATCTACCAGGGCCCGTCCGTGCTCGTTCCGAAGACCCTGCCGATCTTCAACTATGCGCAGGCCATGGTGCTCGGCGCCGCGCCGTCGTCGATCCTCCGCACGATGGACGCCGACTGGGCCCGTATCGCCTTCCGCGCTCCCATCCCGACCTCGCAGGATTCCGCATCGGCCGAGACAGAGGAGTCCGCGCCATGA
- a CDS encoding ROK family protein, whose amino-acid sequence MAEVSAGLGTGRASVGAVLDFAWTASEFTATEAMAGTSLTRSTAIDAIDTLVGAEVLRELPNARATGDYRAGRPARRFALSPDLGVVIGVDAGDTHLAVTVADPLDRTLVHHRTELDPTQSAEARRATIVERMQAARSEAGVDADHVLAVCVGVAAPVDRDGISPPHPQGFWERTNPGLAAALHDWAPVVEVKNDAQLAAIAEGTLGAAQDCRDYVALLASERFGGGVVVDGHVLHGAHGGVGEGVVFDHIVGVGSAFGLRYALQDQARAAVESGEAATDGSLGRLVADGPVEPRLVLTLAASGDPDALRVAERVGATVARVVGVLGSMYDPARVIVCGAVAESVEPVLAAARRILPAELHLPAPEILASSLGAEVVSVGAVATARRAAREHAVPLLAARRLRTTA is encoded by the coding sequence GTGGCGGAGGTCTCGGCGGGATTGGGCACCGGGCGCGCGAGCGTCGGCGCCGTCCTCGACTTCGCCTGGACCGCCAGCGAGTTCACCGCCACCGAGGCCATGGCCGGCACCTCCCTCACCCGCTCGACCGCGATCGACGCGATCGACACCCTCGTGGGCGCCGAGGTGCTGCGCGAGCTGCCCAACGCCAGGGCCACGGGCGACTACCGCGCCGGACGCCCCGCCCGACGGTTCGCCCTCTCCCCCGACCTCGGCGTGGTGATCGGCGTCGACGCGGGCGACACCCACCTCGCGGTCACGGTCGCCGACCCGCTCGACCGCACGCTCGTGCATCACCGCACCGAGCTCGACCCGACCCAGAGCGCCGAGGCCCGCCGGGCCACGATCGTCGAGCGGATGCAGGCCGCCCGCAGCGAGGCCGGGGTCGACGCGGACCACGTGCTCGCGGTGTGCGTCGGCGTCGCCGCCCCGGTCGACCGCGACGGCATCTCCCCGCCGCACCCCCAGGGTTTCTGGGAGCGCACCAACCCCGGCCTCGCCGCGGCCCTGCACGACTGGGCACCCGTGGTCGAGGTGAAGAACGACGCCCAGCTCGCCGCGATCGCCGAGGGCACGCTCGGCGCCGCGCAGGACTGCCGCGACTACGTGGCCCTGCTCGCCAGCGAACGCTTCGGCGGCGGAGTCGTCGTCGACGGGCACGTGCTGCACGGGGCCCACGGCGGCGTGGGCGAGGGCGTGGTGTTCGACCACATCGTCGGCGTCGGCTCGGCGTTCGGGCTCCGCTATGCCCTGCAGGACCAGGCACGCGCCGCCGTCGAGTCGGGAGAGGCCGCGACCGACGGCTCCCTCGGACGGCTCGTGGCGGACGGCCCCGTGGAGCCACGGCTCGTGCTCACCCTCGCCGCCTCCGGCGACCCCGACGCGCTGCGGGTCGCCGAGCGGGTGGGCGCCACGGTCGCCCGTGTGGTCGGCGTGCTCGGCAGCATGTACGACCCCGCCCGCGTGATCGTGTGCGGCGCGGTGGCCGAGAGCGTGGAGCCGGTGCTCGCCGCCGCCCGCCGCATCCTCCCCGCGGAACTGCACCTGCCGGCGCCCGAGATCCTCGCGTCGTCGCTCGGTGCAGAGGTCGTGTCGGTGGGCGCCGTCGCGACCGCCCGCCGCGCCGCCCGGGAGCACGCCGTGCCGCTGCTCGCGGCCCGGCGCCTGCGCACGACCGCCTAG
- a CDS encoding serine hydrolase domain-containing protein, with protein sequence MQRSEGFADPATELATLAGSAEASVAAALRGSSGEWTQVAYPVEATRARFEIGSVSKALTGSLFGVLLAAGDVDAEQPIDDARGEPLPWRGAAPTLLDLATHRSGLPNTPRRLARRELATALGFSVKDPWRGVDDDHYRELLSASAGRARRDGRFRYSSMGVGLLGDALAAVTGVPFAELMRERLLDPLGMTRTGLDRPTAGPDVVERPTNGKGVGLPYLKDAMPAAGMYASTLDDLQRLADALLGPAPAEVAEGLRLAVTPHHRLKDDLQLGLCWFLVGSGPAPVIEHTGGTWGSQAQFTVQPGTGRAVVALTATPRRIDSFAARYLAAEASAVESRADETAEAHTPEPPEATAASPRTP encoded by the coding sequence ATGCAGCGCAGCGAGGGGTTCGCAGACCCGGCGACGGAGCTGGCGACGCTCGCCGGCTCGGCTGAGGCTTCCGTCGCGGCAGCCCTCCGCGGGAGCTCCGGGGAGTGGACGCAGGTGGCCTATCCGGTGGAGGCGACACGCGCGCGCTTCGAGATCGGCTCGGTGAGCAAGGCGCTCACGGGCTCCCTGTTCGGCGTGCTCCTCGCCGCCGGCGACGTGGACGCGGAGCAGCCGATCGACGACGCGCGCGGTGAGCCCCTTCCGTGGCGAGGGGCCGCGCCCACGCTGCTCGACCTGGCGACCCATCGCTCCGGACTGCCGAACACGCCGCGGCGGCTCGCGCGACGCGAACTCGCCACCGCGCTGGGGTTCAGCGTCAAGGACCCGTGGCGCGGTGTGGACGACGACCACTACCGCGAGCTGCTGTCGGCCAGCGCCGGACGCGCGCGTCGAGACGGCCGCTTCCGCTACTCCAGCATGGGCGTCGGGCTCCTGGGCGACGCACTCGCCGCCGTGACCGGGGTGCCGTTCGCGGAGCTGATGCGCGAGCGGCTCCTCGATCCGCTCGGCATGACCAGGACCGGACTCGATCGGCCGACCGCGGGTCCGGATGTGGTGGAGCGGCCCACGAACGGCAAGGGCGTCGGGCTGCCCTACCTGAAGGACGCGATGCCGGCCGCGGGCATGTACGCCTCCACGCTCGACGACCTGCAGCGGCTGGCGGACGCGTTGCTCGGCCCGGCGCCCGCGGAGGTCGCCGAGGGACTGCGCCTGGCCGTCACCCCGCACCACCGCCTCAAGGACGACCTGCAGCTCGGGCTCTGCTGGTTCCTGGTGGGCTCGGGTCCGGCGCCCGTGATCGAGCACACCGGGGGCACCTGGGGGTCGCAGGCTCAGTTCACGGTGCAGCCGGGCACCGGCCGGGCGGTCGTCGCGCTCACGGCCACCCCTCGCCGCATCGACTCCTTTGCCGCCCGCTACCTGGCCGCCGAGGCGTCGGCGGTCGAGTCGCGCGCGGACGAGACCGCCGAGGCGCACACTCCCGAGCCGCCGGAGGCGACGGCGGCGTCGCCCCGCACCCCGTGA